One window of Triticum dicoccoides isolate Atlit2015 ecotype Zavitan chromosome 5A, WEW_v2.0, whole genome shotgun sequence genomic DNA carries:
- the LOC119303639 gene encoding protein YLS3-like: protein MAFAARRSGALLMTLVVAAAVGLAGADFAADKAECADKLMGLATCLTYVQLTATARAPTPDCCTGFRQVLGTSKRCMCILVKDRDEPALGIKVNITRSMNLPSVCNIAATFSDCPKILNMSPDSKETEIFKQYAREHEGKNAATTSPTAAAATATGTATGKSVDATSGAGRHTVVFAVVVSAVLASAFVLA from the exons ATGGCTTTCGCGGCTCGCCGTAGCGGTGCACTGTTGATGACGCTGGTCGTGGCGGCGGCTGTGGGGCTGGCCGGCGCGGACTTCGCGGCGGACAAGGCGGAGTGCGCGGACAAGCTGATGGGGCTGGCGACGTGCCTGACGTACGTGCAGCTGACGGCGACGGCGCGGGCGCCCACGCCGGACTGCTGCACCGGGTTCCGGCAGGTGCTGGGCACCAGCAAGCGGTGCATGTGCATCCTGGTCAAGGACCGCGACGAGCCGGCGCTGGGCATCAAGGTCAACATCACCCGCTCCATGAACCTCCCCTCTGTTTGCAACATCGCCGCCACCTTCTCCGACTGCCCCA AGATCCTTAACATGTCGCCGGACTCCAAGGAGACGGAGATCTTCAAGCAGTATGCGCGTGAGCACGAGGGCAAGAACGCCGCCACCACttcgcccaccgccgccgccgccaccgccaccg GTACTGCCACCGGGAAGAGCGTGGACGCGACGTCCGGTGCAGGGAGGCACACGGTGGTcttcgccgtcgtcgtctcggcgGTGCTCGCCTCCGCCTTTGTTCTTGCGTGA